From Aristaeella lactis, the proteins below share one genomic window:
- a CDS encoding glycosyltransferase family 2 protein — protein sequence MKKPFKLLIAVPCMDYMHVDFVNSLLKLCQHLQREGINYHTEILSGTLVYLARNKLASKATCEGYTHILFLDSDMVFDESIVETLCFCGKDFVCGAFQSRRAPYGSCIFSSLKPVRRVKEYGIEPFQVEGCGMACTMISTEIIKEVQSQYGNPFDPAIIEDITFGEDTAFCWRARKCGFEIWCEPTARCGHIAHVPIWPGEEPAT from the coding sequence ATGAAGAAGCCTTTCAAGCTCCTGATCGCGGTGCCGTGCATGGATTACATGCACGTGGACTTTGTGAACAGCCTTTTGAAGCTGTGCCAGCACCTGCAAAGGGAAGGCATCAATTACCACACGGAGATCCTGAGCGGGACGCTGGTATACCTGGCACGGAACAAACTGGCCAGCAAGGCAACCTGTGAGGGATATACACATATCCTGTTTCTCGACAGCGACATGGTTTTCGATGAGAGCATCGTGGAAACGCTGTGCTTCTGCGGGAAGGATTTCGTGTGCGGAGCTTTCCAGAGCAGGCGGGCGCCATATGGAAGCTGTATATTCTCCAGCCTGAAGCCTGTGAGACGGGTGAAGGAATACGGGATAGAGCCTTTCCAGGTGGAAGGGTGCGGGATGGCCTGCACGATGATCAGCACAGAGATCATCAAGGAAGTGCAGAGCCAGTACGGCAATCCGTTTGATCCTGCCATCATTGAGGATATCACCTTCGGGGAGGATACGGCCTTCTGCTGGCGGGCGAGGAAATGCGGATTTGAAATCTGGTGCGAGCCTACGGCGAGATGCGGACACATAGCGCATGTGCCGATCTGGCCGGGAGAGGAGCCTGCCACATGA
- a CDS encoding phage head closure protein: MRKLVDIVLIAFSPDAHEVGTDPVSEQTQVQAEEMSLNLADITEAGGTGLKTEAKILIPMDEDYHGERELIYNGERYEVISVNPYNDYNGVILRIARKKGNSAKEAVTNA, from the coding sequence ATGAGAAAGCTGGTCGACATTGTGCTGATCGCCTTCAGCCCTGACGCCCATGAGGTAGGCACCGATCCCGTAAGCGAACAGACGCAGGTGCAGGCGGAAGAGATGAGCCTGAACCTGGCGGACATCACGGAGGCCGGGGGAACGGGGCTGAAAACGGAAGCGAAGATCCTGATTCCGATGGATGAGGACTATCACGGAGAGCGGGAGCTGATCTACAACGGCGAGCGCTATGAAGTGATCAGCGTTAATCCGTACAACGATTACAACGGAGTGATCCTGCGGATCGCACGGAAGAAGGGCAACAGCGCGAAGGAGGCGGTGACGAATGCCTGA